One genomic region from Glaciimonas sp. PAMC28666 encodes:
- the mscL gene encoding large conductance mechanosensitive channel protein MscL: MSMLEEFKAFAVKGNVIDLAVGVIIGAAFGKIVDSLVQDIIMPIVGRIFGGLDFSNYYVALNGQATSMTLAEAKKAGAVLAYGNFITILLNFLILAFIIFQMVRLVNKVRTAAPPAADPESTVLLREIRDSLKK; encoded by the coding sequence ATGAGTATGCTGGAAGAATTCAAGGCGTTTGCAGTCAAAGGTAACGTCATTGATCTCGCCGTCGGTGTGATCATTGGCGCCGCGTTCGGTAAAATTGTCGATTCTCTCGTGCAGGACATCATCATGCCGATCGTCGGCAGAATTTTCGGAGGCCTGGATTTCTCCAATTACTATGTTGCCCTCAATGGACAGGCAACTTCGATGACATTGGCCGAGGCAAAAAAGGCGGGGGCAGTGTTGGCATACGGCAACTTTATCACCATCTTATTGAATTTCCTTATCCTGGCTTTTATTATTTTTCAAATGGTGCGCCTGGTAAACAAGGTTAGGACAGCCGCACCGCCAGCTGCGGATCCGGAAAGTACGGTGTTGCTTCGAGAGATTCGCGACTCTCTCAAAAAATAA
- the petA gene encoding ubiquinol-cytochrome c reductase iron-sulfur subunit: MSIEKQVDSSRRGLLVATCAVGGVAGLATAGAFVSTFQPSERAKAAGAPVEVDISGINPGEMKVFEWRGKPVWIMKRTPEQMKGLEHTASEVADPESLKPYTMDLPDYCKNKANNRGHVGHESTLVLVGICPHLGCSPSSKFTPGAQPSLPDDWEGGFLCPCHGSTFDLAGRVFKNKPAPNNLDVPRHMYLSDTKILIGKDEKGEA; this comes from the coding sequence ATGAGTATCGAAAAGCAGGTCGATTCAAGTCGACGTGGTTTGCTCGTCGCTACATGTGCGGTGGGTGGTGTGGCAGGTTTGGCCACAGCGGGGGCCTTTGTGTCTACCTTTCAGCCGTCTGAGCGCGCTAAAGCCGCGGGAGCACCAGTAGAAGTAGATATATCCGGCATTAACCCCGGAGAAATGAAAGTTTTTGAGTGGCGCGGTAAGCCAGTATGGATCATGAAGCGTACCCCGGAGCAAATGAAGGGGCTGGAGCATACTGCCTCCGAAGTCGCTGATCCGGAATCGCTCAAACCATACACAATGGACCTTCCTGACTATTGCAAGAATAAAGCAAATAATCGCGGTCACGTGGGTCATGAATCAACCTTGGTACTGGTCGGAATTTGCCCGCATCTCGGTTGCTCACCTTCTTCCAAGTTTACGCCCGGCGCACAACCTTCGCTGCCAGATGACTGGGAAGGCGGTTTCCTTTGCCCATGTCATGGCTCGACCTTTGATTTGGCCGGTCGTGTATTCAAGAACAAGCCTGCACCAAACAATCTCGATGTTCCGCGTCATATGTATTTGTCGGATACCAAGATACTGATTGGTAAAGACGAGAAAGGTGAGGCTTAA
- a CDS encoding cytochrome bc complex cytochrome b subunit yields MMAFHEKKLPANAPIADKALNWVDARFPLTPTWKAHLSEYYAPKNFNFWYAFGSLALLVLVIQIVTGIFLVMHYKPDATLAFASVEYIMRDVPWGWLVRYMHSTGASAFFIVVYLHMVRGLLYGSYRKPRELVWLFGVGIFLCLMGEAFMGYLLPWGQMSYWGAQVIVNLFGAIPFIGPDLSLWIRGDYVVSDATLNRFFAFHVIAIPLVLIGLVVAHIIALHEVGSNNPDGVEIKDTVDANGIPLDGIPFHPYYSVHDVMAVAVFLIVFSTVVFFGPEMGGYFLEYNNFVPADSLKTPPHIAPVWYFTPYYSILRAVTSDFIIYLQAGVAAFIALLWLRSSLTSMVKLAASVIGLAIIAAMFVLDAKFFGVVAMGVSVVILAGLPWLDHSKVKSIRYRPDWHKYVYILFGITFVILGYLGVQPPSAIGAVVSKVCTFIYFGFFLLMPWWSAMGTFKKVPDRVTYHPH; encoded by the coding sequence ATCATGGCATTTCACGAAAAGAAGCTACCGGCCAACGCGCCGATTGCCGACAAAGCGCTAAACTGGGTTGACGCTCGTTTTCCGCTGACCCCCACCTGGAAGGCACACCTTTCCGAATATTACGCACCTAAGAATTTCAACTTCTGGTACGCATTTGGTTCGCTTGCACTGCTAGTGTTAGTGATTCAGATCGTCACCGGTATTTTCCTGGTCATGCATTACAAGCCAGATGCAACGCTCGCCTTCGCATCGGTGGAATACATCATGCGCGACGTGCCTTGGGGCTGGTTAGTGCGTTACATGCACTCGACCGGTGCATCGGCATTCTTCATCGTGGTTTATCTGCATATGGTGCGCGGCCTGTTATACGGTTCGTACCGCAAACCGCGTGAGCTGGTCTGGCTATTCGGTGTCGGCATTTTCTTGTGCCTGATGGGCGAAGCGTTCATGGGCTATCTGTTGCCATGGGGCCAGATGTCCTATTGGGGCGCACAAGTGATCGTCAACCTGTTTGGCGCTATCCCATTTATTGGTCCTGACTTGTCGCTATGGATTCGCGGTGACTATGTTGTCTCTGACGCAACCCTGAACCGCTTCTTCGCGTTTCACGTCATTGCTATTCCGCTGGTATTGATTGGCCTCGTCGTTGCGCATATTATTGCATTACACGAAGTTGGTTCAAACAATCCGGACGGCGTTGAAATCAAAGACACAGTAGACGCTAACGGCATTCCGCTGGATGGTATCCCGTTCCATCCGTACTACTCGGTGCATGATGTCATGGCAGTTGCTGTGTTCCTGATTGTATTTAGTACAGTCGTCTTCTTCGGTCCGGAAATGGGCGGGTATTTCCTTGAGTACAATAACTTTGTGCCCGCTGATTCGCTCAAAACGCCGCCGCATATCGCACCGGTTTGGTACTTCACACCGTATTATTCGATTCTCCGCGCTGTGACATCCGACTTTATTATTTACCTGCAAGCTGGCGTCGCCGCATTTATTGCTTTGCTATGGTTAAGGTCAAGTCTGACCTCAATGGTAAAGCTTGCCGCTTCCGTGATCGGTTTAGCGATCATCGCGGCAATGTTTGTCCTGGATGCAAAATTCTTTGGTGTGGTGGCGATGGGTGTCTCAGTTGTCATTCTGGCCGGTTTGCCATGGCTGGATCACTCAAAGGTCAAATCGATCCGTTATCGTCCGGACTGGCATAAATATGTCTACATACTGTTCGGCATTACGTTTGTCATTCTTGGCTACCTTGGCGTGCAACCGCCATCGGCTATCGGCGCGGTTGTGTCGAAAGTGTGCACTTTCATTTACTTTGGCTTCTTCTTGTTGATGCCATGGTGGAGCGCAATGGGCACATTCAAAAAAGTGCCTGATCGCGTTACTTATCATCCGCATTAA
- a CDS encoding cytochrome c1 → MKLLKSLIATLVLLPALAFAAEGGYPLDKAPDRTKDMSALQSGAKLFVNYCLNCHSASSMRYNRLRDIGLTEDQIKTNLLFTSDKVGDLMHVAMSPKDAKEWFGAAPPDLSVIARAKASEAGSGPDWLYTYLRTFYKDDTRPTGWNNMVFPNVGMPHVLWELEGVRTAKYEDVKDPEEEGKVEHKFIKFEQATPGTMTRLEYDVAVANLVSYLEWMGEPTQNTRKRLGVWVLLFLGLFFVLAWRLNASYWKEVK, encoded by the coding sequence ATGAAATTGCTAAAAAGTTTGATTGCGACTCTTGTGCTACTGCCGGCGTTAGCTTTTGCTGCCGAAGGCGGTTATCCACTTGATAAGGCGCCGGATCGCACCAAAGACATGTCGGCCCTGCAAAGTGGTGCCAAGCTGTTTGTTAACTATTGCTTGAACTGCCACTCGGCATCGTCGATGCGTTATAACCGCCTGCGCGATATCGGTTTAACTGAAGATCAGATCAAAACCAACTTATTGTTTACGAGCGATAAAGTCGGTGATCTGATGCACGTCGCGATGTCGCCTAAGGATGCCAAAGAATGGTTTGGCGCCGCACCACCGGATTTATCGGTCATTGCGCGTGCCAAAGCGTCTGAAGCAGGTTCGGGTCCAGATTGGCTCTATACCTATCTGCGTACCTTCTACAAGGATGACACACGTCCAACTGGCTGGAACAACATGGTTTTCCCGAACGTCGGAATGCCACATGTGTTGTGGGAGTTGGAAGGTGTTCGTACTGCCAAGTATGAAGACGTCAAAGACCCTGAAGAAGAGGGCAAAGTTGAACATAAGTTCATCAAGTTCGAGCAAGCAACACCGGGAACAATGACGCGTCTGGAGTATGACGTTGCAGTTGCCAACCTGGTGTCATATCTTGAATGGATGGGCGAGCCAACACAAAATACCCGTAAGCGTCTGGGTGTGTGGGTTCTACTATTCCTCGGATTGTTTTTCGTTCTGGCATGGCGTCTGAATGCGTCGTACTGGAAAGAAGTGAAATAA
- a CDS encoding glutathione S-transferase N-terminal domain-containing protein — protein sequence MMVLYSGTTCPFSQRCRLVLFEKGMDFEIRDVDLFNKPEDISTMNPYGQVPILVERDLILYESNIINEYIDERFPHPQLMPADPLMRARARLMLFNFEKELFVHVHVLENEKTKGAEKSHQVARAEIRDRLTTLAPLFLKNKYMLGDEFSMLDVAIAPLLWRLDHYGIELSKTAAPLMKYAERIFSRPAYIEALTPSEKVMRR from the coding sequence ATGATGGTTCTCTATTCAGGTACAACCTGCCCATTTTCGCAACGTTGCCGTCTCGTATTGTTCGAGAAAGGCATGGACTTTGAAATCCGCGATGTTGATTTATTCAACAAGCCCGAAGATATCTCGACCATGAATCCATACGGCCAGGTGCCGATTCTGGTTGAGCGCGATCTGATCTTGTATGAGTCCAACATCATCAACGAATACATCGATGAGCGTTTTCCACATCCACAACTGATGCCAGCTGATCCGTTGATGCGCGCACGTGCACGTCTGATGCTATTCAATTTTGAAAAAGAATTGTTTGTTCACGTTCACGTTCTGGAAAACGAAAAAACCAAAGGCGCAGAAAAAAGTCATCAAGTCGCACGCGCAGAAATTCGCGATCGCCTGACGACACTGGCACCTTTGTTTTTGAAGAACAAATACATGCTCGGTGATGAATTCTCGATGCTGGATGTCGCTATCGCGCCATTGCTGTGGCGTCTGGATCACTACGGTATCGAGTTGTCGAAGACAGCAGCGCCGTTGATGAAATACGCTGAACGCATATTCTCGCGTCCAGCCTACATCGAAGCGTTGACCCCGTCGGAAAAAGTAATGCGTCGTTAA
- a CDS encoding ClpXP protease specificity-enhancing factor, with protein MSETSTKPYLLRAIYEWCTDNGFTPYLAAKVDANTRVPQQFVKNGEIVLNISFEATSSLKMDNEFVNFNARFGGVSREISVPVENVIAIYARENGQGMAFEVTKTAEQKPSKPDEQNAPTKSPATAGFPALASVPSPGTSSGDKANGEDPEKDPEPPKKGGRPTLTRIK; from the coding sequence ATGTCCGAAACTTCTACTAAACCCTACTTGCTACGCGCCATTTACGAATGGTGCACCGACAACGGCTTCACCCCTTATCTGGCGGCCAAGGTCGACGCCAACACGCGCGTACCGCAGCAGTTCGTAAAAAACGGTGAGATCGTCCTCAACATCAGTTTTGAGGCGACCAGTAGTCTCAAAATGGACAATGAATTCGTTAATTTTAACGCCCGCTTCGGCGGTGTCTCACGTGAGATCTCGGTACCGGTCGAAAACGTCATCGCCATTTATGCTCGTGAAAACGGGCAGGGCATGGCGTTCGAAGTCACCAAGACAGCCGAACAAAAGCCGTCCAAACCGGACGAGCAAAACGCGCCGACGAAGTCCCCAGCGACTGCGGGATTCCCCGCATTAGCATCGGTTCCGTCGCCCGGCACAAGCTCGGGCGATAAAGCAAACGGCGAAGATCCAGAAAAAGATCCAGAACCGCCAAAAAAAGGTGGAAGACCCACCCTAACGCGAATTAAGTAA
- a CDS encoding tyrosine-type recombinase/integrase: MGRTPTRNKNLPAGMRARHRKTKIYYYLDTGARPRKEIGLGSDYVLAVKKWAELTVSNDHRSDLITFRYVAERYQREVLPQKAPRTQKNNLLELAWLYKFYDDPPAPLDSIEPLNIRQYLDWRHTSKVGANREKALFSHIWNFARQTGLTNKPNPCAGIKGFREAGRDVYISDAVYRAVWDAAEEPLRDALDLAYLTGQRPADVLKLSRNDIKDGALHIEQNKTGKKLRIAIEGDLETVIERAYGRKATSMIIINNKLGYPMNASTLRSLFTRAREIATDTHPELAKAIKEFQFRDLRAKAGTDKEEISGMSAAQDQLGHATATMTARYVRHRRGKLVKPTK, from the coding sequence ATGGGCCGTACACCTACCAGAAACAAGAATCTTCCGGCTGGCATGCGCGCACGCCACCGCAAGACAAAAATTTATTACTATCTCGATACCGGCGCACGACCTCGCAAGGAAATAGGCCTCGGTTCAGATTACGTGCTGGCTGTAAAAAAATGGGCCGAATTAACAGTTAGTAACGACCATCGTTCTGATTTGATCACGTTTCGTTATGTGGCCGAACGGTATCAAAGAGAGGTTCTGCCACAAAAAGCGCCACGCACTCAAAAAAACAATCTGTTGGAACTGGCATGGTTATATAAATTTTATGATGACCCACCTGCCCCTCTCGATAGCATAGAACCGCTCAATATTCGACAATACCTGGACTGGCGGCACACTTCCAAAGTGGGCGCGAATCGTGAAAAGGCCTTATTTAGTCATATCTGGAATTTTGCAAGACAGACGGGCTTAACCAACAAACCGAATCCGTGTGCAGGAATCAAAGGCTTTCGAGAAGCCGGGCGGGACGTCTATATTAGTGATGCGGTATATCGTGCGGTCTGGGATGCCGCTGAAGAACCATTGCGGGACGCACTCGACCTAGCCTACTTAACTGGACAGCGCCCTGCTGATGTGCTCAAGCTTTCACGAAATGATATTAAAGATGGCGCGCTGCATATTGAGCAAAACAAAACTGGCAAAAAATTACGTATCGCAATTGAAGGCGATCTGGAAACTGTTATTGAACGGGCATACGGTCGGAAGGCGACAAGTATGATCATCATCAATAACAAACTCGGTTATCCAATGAACGCCTCTACTTTGCGCAGTTTATTCACCCGTGCAAGAGAGATCGCCACCGACACACATCCGGAACTAGCCAAAGCGATAAAGGAATTCCAGTTCCGAGACCTACGGGCAAAAGCGGGGACTGATAAAGAGGAGATTAGCGGTATGTCTGCAGCCCAAGATCAGCTGGGACATGCTACAGCGACCATGACAGCACGCTACGTCCGACATCGCAGAGGAAAGCTGGTTAAGCCAACAAAATGA
- a CDS encoding DUF4224 domain-containing protein, protein MFLSESEITTLTGRKMKGHQVRALQQMGLPFFVNAVGRPVIARSTIEGGKQEPVKRGWVPSVLRAK, encoded by the coding sequence ATGTTTTTAAGTGAAAGCGAGATTACGACGTTGACTGGCCGAAAAATGAAAGGTCACCAAGTCAGGGCTCTTCAACAGATGGGACTGCCTTTCTTCGTCAATGCAGTCGGACGACCAGTGATTGCCCGCTCCACCATTGAAGGCGGTAAGCAAGAGCCGGTTAAGCGCGGTTGGGTACCAAGTGTTTTGAGGGCGAAATAA